One Clavibacter zhangzhiyongii genomic region harbors:
- a CDS encoding oxidoreductase: MTTWLITGCSTGLGRAFAEEALSRGNDVVVTARDAANVQDLADRYPEHVLALDLDVTDQAQVSLAVDEATARFGGVDVLVNNAGYGYRAAVEEGDEADVARLFDTQFHGSVRMIKAVLPGMRQRRSGTIVNLSSIGAARTGAGSGYYGAVKAAIEQMTMALRTELEPLGIVATVVAPGSFRTDFSGRSLTQSATVIDDYAETAGKRRKENDTTDGTQPGDPARGAKVLVDAVEAGAPYYLLLGGDAIEIVTGALDDLRADIDAWAERSRSTGYGAS; encoded by the coding sequence ATGACGACCTGGCTGATCACGGGATGCTCCACGGGGCTCGGGCGCGCCTTCGCCGAGGAGGCGCTGTCGCGCGGGAACGACGTCGTCGTCACCGCGCGCGACGCCGCGAACGTGCAGGACCTCGCCGACCGCTACCCCGAGCACGTCCTCGCGCTCGACCTCGACGTGACCGACCAGGCGCAGGTGTCGCTCGCCGTGGACGAGGCGACCGCCCGCTTCGGCGGCGTCGACGTGCTCGTCAACAACGCGGGCTACGGCTACCGCGCGGCCGTCGAGGAGGGCGACGAGGCCGACGTCGCGCGCCTGTTCGACACGCAGTTCCACGGCAGCGTCCGCATGATCAAGGCGGTGCTGCCCGGCATGCGTCAGCGTCGCAGCGGCACGATCGTCAACCTCTCGTCCATCGGGGCCGCCCGCACGGGCGCGGGATCCGGCTACTACGGCGCGGTCAAGGCGGCCATCGAGCAGATGACCATGGCGCTCCGCACCGAGCTCGAGCCGCTGGGGATCGTCGCCACGGTCGTGGCGCCCGGGTCCTTCCGCACCGACTTCTCGGGCCGCTCGCTCACGCAGTCGGCCACGGTGATCGACGACTACGCCGAGACCGCAGGCAAGCGCCGCAAGGAGAACGACACCACCGACGGCACGCAGCCGGGCGACCCCGCGCGCGGCGCGAAGGTGCTCGTCGACGCGGTCGAGGCGGGTGCTCCCTACTACCTGCTGCTCGGCGGCGACGCGATCGAGATCGTCACGGGCGCCCTCGACGACCTGCGCGCCGACATCGACGCGTGGGCGGAGCGCAGCCGGTCGACGGGGTACGGCGCGAGCTGA
- a CDS encoding methylated-DNA--[protein]-cysteine S-methyltransferase — translation MTDPDDTTRFLDPDALERADPTAPALDALRLRLADAAEADGALDVGFTTVDSPVGPLLLAATERGLIRVAYSREDHDTVLGDLARRLGPRILRAPKRLDQAARELDEYFAGRRRSFDLPLDRRLSTGFRDRVQRLLPEIPYGSTRTYREVAETAGSPAATRAVGTACSTNPLPVVIPCHRVLRSDGTLGGYIGGLAAKTTLLELEGRRSGR, via the coding sequence GTGACCGACCCCGACGACACCACCCGCTTCCTCGACCCCGACGCGCTGGAGCGGGCGGATCCCACCGCGCCCGCCCTCGACGCCCTCCGCCTCCGCCTCGCCGACGCGGCCGAGGCCGACGGCGCCCTCGACGTGGGCTTCACGACCGTCGACTCGCCCGTCGGCCCGCTGCTCCTCGCCGCGACCGAGCGCGGCCTGATCCGCGTCGCCTACTCCCGCGAGGACCACGACACCGTGCTCGGCGACCTCGCGCGCCGGCTCGGCCCGCGGATCCTGCGCGCGCCGAAGCGCCTCGACCAGGCCGCCCGCGAGCTCGACGAGTACTTCGCCGGCCGCCGCCGCTCCTTCGACCTCCCGCTCGACCGCCGCCTCTCCACCGGCTTCCGCGACCGCGTGCAGCGGCTGCTCCCGGAGATCCCGTACGGATCCACGCGCACCTACCGCGAGGTCGCCGAGACCGCGGGCAGCCCGGCCGCCACGCGCGCGGTCGGCACGGCCTGCTCGACGAACCCGCTGCCCGTCGTGATCCCCTGCCATCGCGTCCTCCGCTCCGACGGCACGCTCGGCGGCTACATCGGCGGGCTCGCGGCGAAGACGACGCTGCTGGAGCTGGAGGGGCGCCGATCCGGGCGCTGA
- a CDS encoding RNA polymerase sigma factor: protein MQPFDRVVTEHGAVVLRVCRAVLGGHADAEDAWSETFLSALVAYPRLGPRADVRAWLVTIAHRKALDAIRARGRRALPVEEVPERVSDMGVPGSGDPDLWAAVARLPERQRLAVAYRHLGGLPYAEVAAIVGGTPEAARRAAADGVANLRRTMGAGPPGTDRASASAPAATAGGRP, encoded by the coding sequence ATGCAGCCGTTCGACAGGGTCGTGACCGAGCACGGCGCCGTGGTGCTCCGCGTGTGCCGGGCCGTGCTCGGCGGGCACGCCGACGCCGAGGACGCGTGGTCGGAGACGTTCCTGTCGGCGCTCGTCGCGTACCCGCGGCTCGGGCCGCGGGCCGACGTGCGCGCCTGGCTCGTCACCATCGCGCACCGCAAGGCCCTCGACGCGATCCGCGCCCGCGGCCGCCGCGCGCTCCCCGTCGAGGAGGTGCCCGAGCGGGTCTCCGACATGGGCGTCCCCGGATCCGGCGACCCCGACCTGTGGGCCGCGGTCGCGCGCCTGCCCGAGCGGCAGCGGCTCGCGGTCGCGTACCGCCACCTCGGCGGGCTGCCGTACGCGGAGGTGGCGGCGATCGTCGGCGGGACGCCCGAGGCCGCGCGGCGCGCGGCGGCCGACGGGGTCGCGAACCTGCGGCGGACGATGGGGGCGGGCCCGCCGGGGACCGACCGCGCATCCGCATCCGCACCCGCCGCGACCGCTGGAGGACGACCGTGA
- a CDS encoding response regulator transcription factor, producing the protein MTGTVSPAARDDEQTAPGVPGVPRVIRVFVVDEEAPITQLLSLALRMEGWDVRVFATGRAAIDAAVEAAPDAILLDMTLPDVSGVEVVAELRRAGVASPVLFLTGRDSLEDRLAAFGAGADDYVTKPFGLEEVVETLRVLFRRRGLAPALVTAGDLVLDPASGEAWLAGVPLTLDPRDLAVVAALAEEPTRRLSRRELTHRLADGGWGVVAPRALLDLPSVTGRVAGRDQVVLVRVAGDDLVLAPSS; encoded by the coding sequence ATGACCGGCACCGTCAGCCCCGCAGCCCGCGACGACGAGCAGACCGCGCCCGGCGTGCCCGGCGTGCCGCGCGTGATCCGCGTGTTCGTGGTCGACGAGGAGGCGCCCATCACGCAGCTCCTGTCGCTCGCGCTCCGCATGGAGGGCTGGGACGTGCGCGTCTTCGCGACCGGCCGGGCCGCGATCGACGCCGCCGTCGAGGCCGCGCCCGACGCGATCCTGCTCGACATGACGCTCCCCGACGTCTCGGGCGTGGAGGTCGTCGCCGAGCTCCGCCGCGCGGGCGTCGCGTCGCCCGTCCTCTTCCTCACCGGCCGCGACTCGCTCGAGGACCGGCTCGCGGCGTTCGGCGCCGGCGCCGACGACTACGTGACCAAGCCGTTCGGCCTCGAGGAGGTCGTCGAGACCCTCCGCGTGCTCTTCCGCCGCCGCGGCCTGGCCCCGGCCCTCGTCACCGCGGGCGACCTCGTGCTCGACCCGGCCTCGGGCGAGGCGTGGCTCGCGGGCGTGCCGCTGACGCTGGATCCGAGGGACCTCGCCGTGGTGGCCGCGCTCGCCGAGGAGCCGACCCGCCGCCTGTCCCGACGCGAGCTGACGCACCGCCTGGCGGACGGCGGCTGGGGCGTGGTCGCCCCGCGCGCGCTCCTCGACCTGCCGTCCGTGACGGGTCGCGTGGCCGGTCGCGACCAGGTCGTGCTGGTCCGCGTCGCGGGCGACGACCTCGTGCTCGCCCCCTCGTCCTGA